The following proteins are co-located in the Paludibaculum fermentans genome:
- a CDS encoding TolC family protein, with protein sequence MHLLTGPTFRHNSLLWRILAAGVLLAPRAWPQAAHSTTEASVGRAAQQSVRPPIGTVSTEPAESLTLEKALALAEEHNPQLKAAAAMARGAKASITTASAYPNPEFTTFAGRQYRRLPGAEPGLLQHYSVEQQVELPSVRKSRILTAELGRQSSRFGLEEARLGVRAGVKRAFYLVLRRRAELELARENLRLVEDLRRRIQIQVEVGEAAKLELVRSDAETATARVLANSAQLRLLNATTALRTAIGAPVAGEVAPQGSLTPQITLPPWQTLLGVVLNEHPMLAQAGSEIERAKARLSNELALRKPQPSLRAEYENQPDLGFFRFGVTLPVPVWNKREGPIAEAEAALEHLRATAEMRRLELTAELERAYGQYEVASQQVASFELGVLKEATAAVDAAEAAFRFGERGIIEVLDAQRVLRTVRQDFLTAQYDVQDALINLEQLRAIAPENHP encoded by the coding sequence ATGCATTTACTGACCGGTCCCACCTTCCGCCACAACTCTCTGCTCTGGAGGATCCTGGCTGCCGGGGTGCTGCTGGCGCCTCGAGCGTGGCCCCAAGCTGCTCATTCCACGACAGAAGCCTCCGTTGGGCGAGCCGCGCAGCAGAGCGTCCGTCCGCCTATCGGCACGGTGTCGACGGAGCCGGCGGAATCCCTGACCCTGGAGAAGGCCCTGGCCCTGGCTGAGGAGCACAATCCGCAGTTGAAGGCGGCCGCGGCGATGGCTCGGGGCGCCAAAGCCTCCATTACTACTGCGTCCGCTTACCCGAATCCGGAATTCACAACATTTGCCGGACGGCAATACCGGCGTTTGCCCGGCGCGGAACCGGGCTTATTGCAACATTACAGCGTCGAGCAGCAGGTGGAATTGCCGTCGGTCCGCAAGTCGCGGATTCTGACCGCGGAGTTGGGCCGCCAAAGCAGCCGGTTTGGCCTGGAAGAGGCCCGGCTGGGTGTGCGGGCCGGTGTGAAACGGGCGTTCTACCTGGTTTTGCGGCGGCGCGCCGAGCTGGAACTGGCGCGGGAGAATCTGCGGCTGGTGGAAGATCTGCGCCGAAGGATCCAGATTCAGGTCGAAGTGGGCGAGGCGGCGAAGCTGGAGTTGGTCCGCTCGGATGCGGAAACGGCGACGGCGCGGGTGCTGGCGAATAGTGCGCAGCTGCGGCTGCTGAATGCGACGACGGCGCTGCGGACGGCGATTGGGGCTCCGGTGGCGGGGGAGGTTGCTCCGCAGGGTTCGCTGACGCCACAGATCACGTTGCCTCCCTGGCAGACGCTGCTGGGTGTCGTCCTGAATGAGCATCCGATGCTGGCGCAGGCGGGTTCGGAGATCGAGCGTGCGAAGGCCCGTCTGTCGAATGAGTTGGCCCTCAGGAAGCCGCAACCGTCGCTGCGGGCCGAGTATGAGAACCAGCCGGACCTGGGGTTTTTCCGGTTCGGCGTCACTCTGCCGGTGCCGGTCTGGAACAAGCGGGAAGGGCCCATTGCGGAGGCCGAAGCGGCGTTGGAGCACCTGCGGGCCACGGCGGAGATGAGGCGGTTGGAGCTCACGGCGGAACTGGAACGCGCCTACGGCCAATATGAGGTGGCGAGCCAGCAGGTGGCTTCGTTTGAGCTGGGCGTGCTGAAGGAGGCGACCGCGGCTGTGGACGCAGCCGAAGCGGCGTTCCGCTTCGGGGAGCGAGGGATTATTGAGGTCCTGGACGCGCAAAGGGTGCTGCGCACCGTCAGGCAGGATTTCCTGACGGCGCAATACGACGTGCAGGACGCGCTGATCAATCTGGAACAACTGCGAGCGATTGCCCCGGAGAACCATCCATGA
- a CDS encoding MFS transporter, with amino-acid sequence MNPRPSSIRWLILAILFIVTTNNYLDRIMLTILSPVILDDLHFSELEFGYVNSAFQFAYAVGFLIMGKVIDSKGTRWGYSVAIVFWSVAAGLHSLARSFVDLSFWRGLLGLGESGNFPAAIKAVSEWFPKKDRALATGIFNSGTNIASVCGPPVFVWMNFHYGWRACFLITASTGFICLILWWWIYRQPRQHKWVNEAELAIIESDPDEKIETQITWSQALRIRETYGFGLAKFFSDPVWWFYLTWLALYFKRARGLSLQEIGWAVPVIYFTASFGSVAGGWVSGFLIGRGWESGKARKATMALFALCMPLAATAVAVESTILAIALISLATAAHQGYSANLYTTVSDVFPKSAVASVIGIGGFMGGIGGVIFTALLPGYLVTHYGYTPVFVMMGTFHLIAWTCTQVFMGKIQKITVPV; translated from the coding sequence GTGAATCCCAGACCCTCGTCGATCCGCTGGCTCATTCTCGCCATCCTCTTTATAGTCACCACCAATAATTACCTGGACCGGATCATGCTCACGATCCTCAGTCCGGTCATTCTCGACGACCTCCATTTCTCGGAGCTGGAGTTCGGCTACGTCAACAGCGCCTTCCAGTTCGCCTATGCCGTGGGCTTCCTCATCATGGGCAAAGTGATTGACAGCAAAGGGACTCGCTGGGGCTACTCCGTGGCCATCGTCTTCTGGAGTGTGGCCGCCGGCCTCCACTCCCTCGCGCGCAGCTTCGTCGACCTCAGCTTCTGGCGAGGCCTCCTGGGCCTGGGAGAAAGCGGCAACTTCCCCGCCGCCATCAAAGCCGTATCCGAGTGGTTCCCCAAGAAGGATCGTGCTCTCGCCACCGGCATCTTTAACTCCGGCACCAATATCGCTTCAGTTTGCGGACCACCCGTCTTTGTCTGGATGAACTTCCATTACGGCTGGCGAGCCTGTTTCCTCATCACCGCCTCCACGGGTTTCATCTGCCTCATTCTCTGGTGGTGGATCTACCGCCAGCCCCGCCAGCACAAATGGGTAAACGAAGCCGAACTGGCCATCATCGAGAGCGATCCGGACGAGAAGATCGAGACCCAAATCACCTGGAGCCAGGCGCTTCGCATCCGCGAAACCTACGGCTTCGGCCTGGCCAAGTTCTTCAGCGATCCTGTCTGGTGGTTCTATCTCACCTGGCTCGCCCTCTACTTCAAGCGCGCACGCGGTCTCAGCCTCCAGGAAATTGGCTGGGCCGTCCCCGTCATCTACTTCACCGCCAGCTTCGGCAGCGTGGCTGGAGGCTGGGTCAGCGGTTTCCTCATCGGGCGCGGCTGGGAGAGCGGCAAAGCCCGCAAAGCCACCATGGCCCTTTTCGCCCTGTGTATGCCCCTGGCCGCCACCGCCGTGGCTGTCGAGTCGACGATCCTCGCCATTGCCCTCATCAGCTTGGCCACGGCCGCTCATCAAGGCTATTCGGCCAATCTGTACACCACAGTCAGCGATGTCTTTCCCAAGAGCGCGGTCGCTTCGGTCATTGGCATCGGCGGCTTCATGGGCGGCATCGGAGGCGTGATCTTTACGGCCCTTCTGCCCGGCTACCTGGTCACCCACTACGGCTACACACCTGTCTTTGTGATGATGGGCACGTTCCATCTCATCGCCTGGACTTGCACCCAGGTGTTCATGGGCAAGATCCAAAAGATCACCGTGCCTGTCTAG
- a CDS encoding efflux RND transporter periplasmic adaptor subunit, whose amino-acid sequence MKLAHRILLPACAVGALLLTGCKGAASVSEAKAKEAKPWDAMSIRVTADVARHIRTGKPQMSPVAAILDVAGRVEADENRIARVNSPVSGRIVDLEVVEGQTVKRGQVVAVIRSTELTSAQTEFLKAHSQRRLAEKAVDRAKRLLDAGVIGEAELQRREAELVQATAEVSSSRDQLAVLGMTEEALDKLQTSRTINSLFQVQATIDGTVLERKATIGQVVQDAEVVCVLSDLSKVWLVADLPEQSAGTIDVGKSVEAQIPALPGQTFHGKLTFVSATVNPETRTVRIRMDVPNPRGKLKPAMLATMLLKDESQKQMLVPSTAVVREGNQDHLYVEAAQGVFAMRPVQLAGEFEKSRVVVSGLTGDETIVLDGAFHLNNERKRLALQGE is encoded by the coding sequence ATGAAACTTGCCCACCGAATCCTATTACCGGCCTGCGCCGTGGGTGCGCTCTTACTGACAGGGTGCAAGGGCGCCGCTAGCGTGAGCGAGGCGAAGGCGAAAGAAGCGAAGCCGTGGGACGCGATGTCGATCCGCGTAACGGCCGACGTCGCGCGGCACATCCGGACGGGCAAGCCGCAAATGTCGCCCGTGGCGGCGATCCTGGATGTCGCCGGGCGGGTTGAGGCCGACGAGAACCGCATTGCCCGCGTGAACTCACCGGTTTCCGGCCGGATTGTGGACCTCGAAGTAGTGGAAGGGCAGACGGTGAAGCGCGGCCAGGTGGTGGCGGTGATCCGCAGTACGGAACTGACGAGCGCGCAAACCGAGTTCCTGAAGGCCCATTCCCAGCGGCGCCTGGCGGAAAAGGCGGTAGACCGGGCGAAGAGGCTGCTGGACGCCGGCGTGATCGGCGAGGCGGAGTTGCAGCGGCGCGAGGCGGAACTGGTGCAGGCGACGGCGGAGGTCTCTTCGTCACGTGACCAACTGGCCGTGCTGGGCATGACGGAGGAGGCGTTGGACAAGCTGCAGACGAGCCGGACGATCAACTCGCTGTTCCAGGTGCAGGCGACTATAGACGGAACCGTCCTGGAGCGCAAGGCGACCATCGGCCAGGTGGTGCAGGACGCCGAGGTGGTTTGCGTGTTGTCGGATCTATCGAAGGTGTGGCTGGTGGCTGATCTGCCGGAGCAGTCGGCCGGCACGATTGATGTGGGGAAGAGCGTGGAGGCGCAGATTCCGGCGCTGCCGGGGCAGACGTTCCACGGGAAGCTCACATTCGTCAGCGCGACGGTGAACCCGGAGACGCGCACCGTGCGGATCCGCATGGATGTGCCGAATCCGAGGGGCAAGTTGAAGCCGGCGATGCTGGCCACGATGCTGCTGAAGGACGAGTCGCAGAAGCAGATGCTGGTGCCGTCGACGGCGGTCGTGCGCGAGGGGAATCAGGATCACCTCTACGTGGAGGCGGCGCAAGGCGTGTTTGCGATGCGGCCGGTACAACTGGCCGGCGAGTTTGAGAAGTCACGCGTGGTGGTGAGCGGGTTGACCGGCGACGAGACGATCGTCCTGGACGGGGCATTCCATCTGAACAACGAGCGCAAGCGGCTTGCGCTGCAAGGGGAATAG
- the rpsT gene encoding 30S ribosomal protein S20 produces the protein MANHFSSLKRVRITERRTEVNRMRKSRLRHAIRAMRRAVEKKDVAAATALLPQTFSLVDRAAKWGIIKDNTASRYKSRLHNRLKSLTSAPAAA, from the coding sequence ATGGCGAATCATTTTTCATCGCTGAAGCGTGTGCGCATCACTGAGCGTCGCACGGAAGTTAACCGGATGCGGAAGAGCCGCCTGCGCCATGCCATTCGCGCCATGCGCCGGGCTGTTGAAAAGAAAGACGTGGCTGCTGCCACGGCACTCCTGCCGCAGACCTTCTCTCTTGTCGATCGCGCCGCCAAGTGGGGCATCATCAAGGACAATACCGCCTCGCGGTATAAGTCCCGCCTCCACAACCGCCTGAAGTCGCTCACCAGCGCTCCGGCCGCGGCGTAG